The Procambarus clarkii isolate CNS0578487 chromosome 76, FALCON_Pclarkii_2.0, whole genome shotgun sequence genome includes a window with the following:
- the LOC123771441 gene encoding V-type proton ATPase catalytic subunit A: MAGAMVRASKLPKLQDASESLLGSVWGVSGPVVTAKQMSGSAMYELVRVGHQELVGEIIRLEGDMATIQVYEETSGVTVGDPVLKTGKPLSVELGPGIMGNIYDGIQRPLQEICDLTQSIYIPKGVSTPALSRSKMWEFIPERTVKVGSHITGGDIFGMVHENSIIDHRIVLPPKARGTVTYLAAPGNYTVDESVLEVEFDGEKHKYSMMQVWPVRQPRPVSEKLHANHPLLTGQRVLDSLFPCVLGGTTAIPGAFGCGKTCISQALSKYSNSNVIIYVGCGERGNEMAEVLRDFPELELEIDGKKDSIMKRTSLVANTSNMPVAAREASIYTGITLSEYFRDMGLHVSMMADSTSRWAEALREISGRLAEMPADSGYPAYLGARLASFYERAGRVKCLGNPEREGSVTIVGAVSPPGGDFSDPVTSATLGIVQVFWGLDKKLAQRKHFPSVNWLQSYSKYMRALEEYYDANYPEFISYRTKVREILQEEDDLAEIVQLVGKASLSDADKITLEVARIIKDDFLQQNSYTSYDRFCPFYKTVGMMKNIVAFYDMSRQIVNRTAQSDNKVTWQIIRDSMGQILYELSSMKFKDTFKDGEVKTKKDFDEIYENIQQAFRNLED, encoded by the exons GCGGGTGCAATGGTTCGGGCATCAAAACTGCCCAAATTGCAGGATGCATCTGAGAGTTTACTTGGAAGTGTGTGGGGAGTCTCTGGTCCAG TGGTGACAGCCAAGCAGATGAGTGGGTCTGCTATGTACGAGTTGGTGCGTGTGGGTCACCAGGAACTAGTCGGAGAAATCATCAGGCTGGAGGGAGAcatggccaccatccag gtATATGAAGAGACATCTGGTGTAACTGTTGGTGATCCAGTGTTGAAAACTGGAAAGCCTCTGTCTGTGGAGTTGGGCCCTGGAATAATGGGTAACATCTATGATGGTATCCAGCGTCCACTGCAGGAGATTTGTGACCTCACACAGTCTATCTACATTCCTAAGGGTGTCTCTACGCCTGCTCTCTCTCGTTCCAAGATGTGGGAATTTATACCGGAGCGGACTGTTAAG GTTGGAAGTCACATCACTGGAGGTGACATCTTTGGTATGGTACATGAAAACTCTATCATTGACCATAGAATAGTTCTGCCACCAAAAGCTCGTGGAACAGTTACATACCTTGCTGCTCCAGGCAACTACACTGTGGATGAATCAGTGCTGGAGGTAGAGTTTGATGGAGAGAAGCACAAGTACTCCATGATGCAG GTATGGCCGGTGCGTCAACCACGACCAGTGAGTGAGAAACTGCATGCAAATCACCCCTTGTTAACTGGGCAGCGAGTTTTGGATTCTCTCTTCCCCTGTGTCCTGGGAGGAACCACGGCTATCCCTGGTGCTTTTGGTTGTGGAAAGACTTGCATTTCTCAGGCATTGTCCAAGTACTCCAATTCCAATGTGATTATCTATGTGGGATGTGGAGAGCGAGGAAACGAGATGGCTGAG GTATTGCGTGATTTCCCCGAGTTGGAGTTGGAGATCGATGGCAAGAAAGACTCTATCATGAAACGCACATCTCTTGTTGCCAATACATCCAACATGCCTGTAGCTGCACGAGAAGCTTCCATCTACACTGGCATCACGCTCTCGGAATACTTCCGTGACATGGGTCTCCATGTGTCCATGATGGCCGACTCTACCTCCCGTTGGGCTGAGGCTTTGCGTGAAATCTCTGGTAGACTGGCTGAGATGCCTGCTGATTCTGGTTATCCTGCATACTTGGGTGCTCGTCTGGCTTCTTTCTATGAACGTGCTGGTAGAGTCAAGTGTTTAGGCAACCCTGAGCGTGAAGGCTCGGTGACCATTGTGGGTGCAGTGTCTCCTCCTGGTGGTGACTTCTCCGATCCTGTAACTTCTGCCACACTTGGTATTGTACAGGTGTTCTGGGGTCTTGACAAGAAGCTGGCACAGCGTAAACATTTCCCCTCAGTCAACTGGCTTCAATCATACTCAAAGTACATGCGTGCTCTAGAGGAGTATTATGATGCAAACTATCCTGAATTTATTTCATACAG GACCAAAGTAAGAGAAATTCTGCAGGAGGAAGATGACCTGGCTGAGATTGTGCAGCTGGTAGGCAAGGCTTCACTCTCTGATGCTGACAAGATTACACTGGAGGTTGCCCGAATTATCAAGGATGACTTCCTCCAACAAAATTCTTACACTTCATATGATCGCTTTTGTCCATTCTACAAGACGGTCGGGATGATGAAAAATATTGTTGCCTTTTACGATATGTCGCGACAAATTGTCAACCGTACAGCGCAGAGTGACAATAAG